A single window of Bombus affinis isolate iyBomAffi1 chromosome 15, iyBomAffi1.2, whole genome shotgun sequence DNA harbors:
- the LOC126925009 gene encoding flap endonuclease 1 isoform X1, producing the protein MGILGLSKLIADIAPSAIKEQELKHYFGRKVAIDASMCLYQFLIAVRSDGAQLTSVHGETTSHLMGTFYRTIRLVEQGIKPVYVFDGKPPDLKGGELAKRAERRDETQKLLQAAEEAGNAKDIEKFNRRLVKVTKEHALETKQLLQLMGIPYIDAPCEAEAQCAALVKAGKVFATATEDMDALTFGCNILLRRLTFSEARKMPVQEFHFDKVLEELGLNHNEFIDLCIMLGCDYTSSIKGIGPKRAIELIKTHGSLEKIVENLDTKKFSIPEDWNYKEARLLFQEPEVTDPETIDMKWTEPDEEGLVKYLCGDKQFNEERVRNGAKKLYKARNTSTQGRLDTFFKVLPNPNPPKRKAEDTKGAAKKYKKGTTGKLRARQPK; encoded by the exons ATGGGTATTTTAGGTTTATCAAAATTAATAGCAGATATAGCGCCAAGTGCTATTAAAGAACAAGAATTAAAGCATTATTTTG GTCGTAAAGTAGCCATAGATGCGTCTATGTGTTTATATCAATTTCTGATTGCAGTACGGAGCGATGGAGCTCAGCTTACATCTGTACATGGTGAAACAACAAG TCATTTAATGGGTACATTTTATCGAACAATACGTTTAGTAGAGCAAGGAATAAAGCCTGTATACGTATTTGACGGAAAACCACCAGACCTAAAAGGTGGAGAATTAGCAAAACGTGCTGAAAGAAGAGACGAAACACAAAAGTTGTTACAAGCAGCAGAGGAAGCTG GAAACGCAAAGGATATAGAGAAATTTAACAGAAGATTAGTAAAAGTTACAAAAGAGCATGCACTAGAAACTAAACAGTTATTGCAATTAATGGGCATTCCTTACATTGAT GCTCCATGTGAAGCGGAAGCTCAATGTGCTGCTTTGGTAAAGGCTGGTAAGGTCTTTGCAACCGCTACAGAAGATATGGATGCACTTACTTTTGGATGCAATATTTTACTCAGGCGATTAACGTTTAGCGAAGCAAGAAAGATGCCTGTACAGGAATTTCATTTTGATAAAGTATTAGAAGAGCTTGGATTAAATCATAATGAA TTCATTGATCTTTGTATAATGTTAGGTTGTGATTATACAAGTAGCATTAAAGGAATTGGACCAAAAAGAGCTATAGAGTTAATTAAAACACATGGGTCACTTGAAAAAATTGTAGAAAACTTGGATACTAAGAAGTTTTCCATTCCTGAAGACTGGAATTATAAAGAAGCTCGATTATTATTTCAAGAACCTGAAGTAACGGATCCTGAAACAATTGAT ATGAAATGGACAGAACCAGATGAAGAAGGGTTAGTAAAATATCTATGTGGCGATAAGCAATTTAACGAGGAAAGAGTAAGGAATGGtgcaaaaaaattatataaagcaCGAAATACTTCCACTCAAGGAAGGCTAGATACATTCTTTAAAGTATTACCAAATCCAAATCCTCCAAAGCGtaaa GCAGAAGACACAAAGGGAGCTgctaaaaaatataagaaaggaACAACAGGAAAACTACGTGCAAGGCAGCCAAAATAA
- the LOC126925009 gene encoding flap endonuclease 1 isoform X2 has product MGILGLSKLIADIAPSAIKEQELKHYFVRSDGAQLTSVHGETTSHLMGTFYRTIRLVEQGIKPVYVFDGKPPDLKGGELAKRAERRDETQKLLQAAEEAGNAKDIEKFNRRLVKVTKEHALETKQLLQLMGIPYIDAPCEAEAQCAALVKAGKVFATATEDMDALTFGCNILLRRLTFSEARKMPVQEFHFDKVLEELGLNHNEFIDLCIMLGCDYTSSIKGIGPKRAIELIKTHGSLEKIVENLDTKKFSIPEDWNYKEARLLFQEPEVTDPETIDMKWTEPDEEGLVKYLCGDKQFNEERVRNGAKKLYKARNTSTQGRLDTFFKVLPNPNPPKRKAEDTKGAAKKYKKGTTGKLRARQPK; this is encoded by the exons ATGGGTATTTTAGGTTTATCAAAATTAATAGCAGATATAGCGCCAAGTGCTATTAAAGAACAAGAATTAAAGCATTATTTTG TACGGAGCGATGGAGCTCAGCTTACATCTGTACATGGTGAAACAACAAG TCATTTAATGGGTACATTTTATCGAACAATACGTTTAGTAGAGCAAGGAATAAAGCCTGTATACGTATTTGACGGAAAACCACCAGACCTAAAAGGTGGAGAATTAGCAAAACGTGCTGAAAGAAGAGACGAAACACAAAAGTTGTTACAAGCAGCAGAGGAAGCTG GAAACGCAAAGGATATAGAGAAATTTAACAGAAGATTAGTAAAAGTTACAAAAGAGCATGCACTAGAAACTAAACAGTTATTGCAATTAATGGGCATTCCTTACATTGAT GCTCCATGTGAAGCGGAAGCTCAATGTGCTGCTTTGGTAAAGGCTGGTAAGGTCTTTGCAACCGCTACAGAAGATATGGATGCACTTACTTTTGGATGCAATATTTTACTCAGGCGATTAACGTTTAGCGAAGCAAGAAAGATGCCTGTACAGGAATTTCATTTTGATAAAGTATTAGAAGAGCTTGGATTAAATCATAATGAA TTCATTGATCTTTGTATAATGTTAGGTTGTGATTATACAAGTAGCATTAAAGGAATTGGACCAAAAAGAGCTATAGAGTTAATTAAAACACATGGGTCACTTGAAAAAATTGTAGAAAACTTGGATACTAAGAAGTTTTCCATTCCTGAAGACTGGAATTATAAAGAAGCTCGATTATTATTTCAAGAACCTGAAGTAACGGATCCTGAAACAATTGAT ATGAAATGGACAGAACCAGATGAAGAAGGGTTAGTAAAATATCTATGTGGCGATAAGCAATTTAACGAGGAAAGAGTAAGGAATGGtgcaaaaaaattatataaagcaCGAAATACTTCCACTCAAGGAAGGCTAGATACATTCTTTAAAGTATTACCAAATCCAAATCCTCCAAAGCGtaaa GCAGAAGACACAAAGGGAGCTgctaaaaaatataagaaaggaACAACAGGAAAACTACGTGCAAGGCAGCCAAAATAA
- the LOC126925007 gene encoding reticulon-4-interacting protein 1 homolog, mitochondrial-like, giving the protein MDEIWFHLSNQVETLQIQTSLFAQQGQQWVITWLTQARQIFYKLYENQTMQNVKDIVQHILIWIENAWEQLQHRYYNTHFNVRVLYGQIESLYTNGASKRELAFCLTGLVVGTLLGYYAGVNWGHVSHHMHHIKAIICHHYIGIEGVSMIDDAEMPMIERSNELLVQVKAASVNVVDTKICYGYSKIYRRLLNSGKHKELPVTLGRDCTGIVIGIGQSVINFDIGDEVLLAVPSWAPGTMAEYIVVPETQVVKRPKLFTFEASASLPYNGCLAWDALVNRSAIQEGNAKGKRVLIYGGNTPVGCILTQLVKLWGGHVVTMCKQNAIPVSKALGADDVIPLDDSDIEKELQLHDKFDTIFYTGGQPINERILKQHLASYGFYVSTVPEQLTSDSLGLVFGSIFAGCVRIKLLIQYVLGFNMHQWKEGSKINATYLQALCDLVDADQLQMVVDRVYGPHNIEQALYHILDPNAIGSTIITFQ; this is encoded by the exons ATGGATGAAATTTGGTTTCATCTATCGAATCAGGTCGAGACACTTCAG ATTCAAACATCGTTATTTGCACAACAAGGACAACAATGGGTCATAACGTGGTTGACTCAAGCACGtcaaattttttacaaattatatgAGAACCAAACGATGCAAAATGTCAAAGACATTGTACAACATATACTTATTTGGATTGAAAATGCTTGGGAACAATTACAACATCGATACTATAATACACATTTTAATGTCAGAGTACTTTACGGACAAATAGAAAGCTTATATACTAACGGAG CGTCCAAAAGGGAACTTGCATTTTGTCTGACAGGTTTAGTTGTTGGTACTTTACTTGGTTATTATGCTGGAGTTAATTGGGGACACGTATCTCATCATATGCATCATATAAAAGCTATAATATGTCACCATTACATTGGTATCGAG GGTGTGTCCATGATAGATGATGCTGAAATGCCTATGATCGAAAGATCTAACGAATTATTAGTACAAGTTAAAGCAGCTTCTGTTAATGTTGTTGATACAAAAATTTGTTATGGTTATTCCAAAATTTACAGAAGACTCCTCAATTCTGGT AAACACAAAGAACTCCCAGTAACATTGGGCAGAGATTGTACTGGAATAGTGATAGGTATAGGACAAAGTGTTATTAATTTTGACATTGGAGATGAAGTGCTCTTAGCTGTACCTTCGTGGGCTCCTGGTACAATGGCAGAATACATAGTTGTCCCAGAAACTCAAGTAGTTAAACGACCGAAACTTTTTACCTTTGAAGCATCTGCAAGTCTCCCCTACAATGGATGTTTAGCCTGGGATGCTTTAGTTAATAGATCTGCAATCCAGGAAGGCAATGCGAAAGGAAAACG AGTACTTATATATGGTGGAAATACACCTGTTGGTTGTATTTTAACTCAATTAGTTAAGCTATGGGGTGGACATGTAGTTACAATGTGTAAACAGAATGCAATTCCTGTATCAAAAGCTTTAGGTGCAGATGATGTTATACCATTAGACGATTCAGATATAGAAAAAGAGTTACAATTACATGATAA ATTTGATACTATATTTTATACTGGGGGTCAACCAATTAATGAACGTATACTAAAGCAGCACTTAGCATCTTATGGCTTTTATGTCTCTACAGTTCCCGAACAATTAACGTCTGACTCATTAGGTCTTGTATTTGGAAGCATATTTGCTGGATGTGTACGAATAAAGTTACTAATACAG TACGTACTTGGATTTAATATGCATCAATGGAAAGAAGGTTCAAAAATTAACGCAACATACTTACAAGCGTTATGCGATTTAGTTGATGCTGATCAATTACAGATGGTCGTAGACAGGGTGTATGGACCTCATAATATTGAACAAGCATTGTATCATATATTAGATCCCAATGCTATCGGCAGTACTATAATAACATTTCAGTGA